A window from Staphylococcus succinus encodes these proteins:
- a CDS encoding amino acid ABC transporter ATP-binding protein: MIELKNIKKSFDDKSVIKGIDLSVDKGEVVTFIGRSGSGKTTLLRMINALELPTEGMVYVNGESYNNKDKKSQIKVRKQSGMVFQSYNLFPHKTALENVMEGLITVKKTKKAEAEQQALVLLEKVGLTAVKDQRPNALSGGQQQRVAIARALAMKPKVMLFDEPTSALDPELVNDVLRVIKDLANDGMTMIIVTHEMRFAKEVSNKIVFIHDGIIAEEGPPEQLFNHPKTTELQRFLNMIREV; the protein is encoded by the coding sequence ATGATTGAATTAAAAAATATTAAAAAGTCATTTGACGATAAATCAGTCATTAAAGGCATAGATTTAAGTGTCGATAAAGGTGAAGTTGTCACATTTATAGGGCGTTCAGGTTCTGGTAAAACAACTTTATTACGCATGATAAATGCATTAGAATTACCAACTGAAGGTATGGTTTATGTAAATGGTGAATCTTATAATAATAAAGATAAAAAATCACAAATTAAAGTACGTAAACAATCGGGCATGGTCTTTCAAAGTTATAACTTATTTCCTCATAAGACAGCATTAGAAAATGTAATGGAAGGATTAATAACCGTTAAAAAGACGAAAAAAGCTGAAGCAGAACAACAAGCACTCGTCTTACTTGAAAAAGTTGGTTTAACTGCAGTGAAAGACCAACGTCCGAATGCTTTATCTGGTGGACAACAACAGCGTGTGGCTATTGCACGAGCATTGGCGATGAAGCCGAAAGTAATGCTTTTTGATGAGCCAACTTCTGCGTTAGATCCAGAGTTAGTAAATGATGTGCTACGTGTAATCAAAGACTTGGCAAATGATGGCATGACAATGATTATCGTGACTCATGAAATGCGTTTTGCTAAAGAAGTGTCCAACAAAATTGTATTCATTCATGATGGTATCATTGCCGAAGAAGGTCCACCAGAACAATTATTTAATCATCCTAAGACAACAGAACTACAAAGGTTCTTGAATATGATTCGTGAAGTCTAA
- the coaA gene encoding type I pantothenate kinase, whose product MYFTKSEWLKNEFSKTIDIQNLDLQKIVSLNDKLTQKEICDIYIPLVEYLSEKVKKEKAFLTYVQDNILNNKKEIPFILGVSGGVSVGKSTLSRLFLELLRLYNPNWKIDLITTDGYIYPKQKLFEKGIMTKKGFPESYETEKLIKDLKKIKYGHENVPTYTYSHLTYDRLKDNYYYVNRPDILIIEGVNIFQTNNYSEELVSDYLDYKIYLDSEIPQMKKWYIERFFKLQQEAFQNPESHFYQYKDLNKQETENLAIELWENINEVNINKNILPTKKRADLVLHKDANHEIDNINFQRF is encoded by the coding sequence ATGTATTTTACTAAAAGTGAGTGGCTCAAAAATGAATTTTCAAAAACAATTGATATCCAAAATTTAGATTTACAGAAAATCGTAAGTTTAAATGACAAATTAACACAAAAAGAGATTTGTGATATCTATATACCACTAGTGGAATATTTAAGTGAAAAAGTAAAAAAAGAGAAGGCCTTTTTAACTTATGTTCAAGACAATATTTTAAATAACAAAAAAGAAATTCCATTTATTTTAGGTGTTTCTGGTGGCGTATCAGTAGGTAAAAGTACATTGTCGAGATTATTTTTAGAACTATTACGTTTATACAACCCTAATTGGAAAATTGATTTAATTACGACTGATGGTTATATTTATCCTAAACAAAAGCTATTTGAAAAAGGAATAATGACTAAAAAAGGCTTTCCAGAAAGTTATGAAACAGAAAAACTAATCAAAGACTTGAAAAAAATTAAATATGGTCATGAAAATGTGCCTACCTATACATATTCACATTTGACATACGACAGGTTGAAAGACAATTATTATTACGTAAATCGACCAGACATACTTATTATAGAAGGCGTGAATATATTTCAAACGAATAATTATTCAGAGGAATTAGTGAGTGATTATTTAGATTATAAAATATATTTAGATAGTGAAATACCACAAATGAAAAAATGGTATATAGAAAGGTTCTTTAAATTACAACAAGAGGCATTTCAAAATCCAGAATCCCATTTCTACCAATATAAAGATTTAAATAAACAAGAAACAGAGAATCTAGCTATTGAATTATGGGAAAATATAAATGAAGTTAATATTAATAAAAATATTCTTCCTACTAAAAAAAGGGCAGATTTAGTACTGCACAAAGATGCTAATCATGAAATTGATAATATAAATTTCCAAAGATTTTAG
- a CDS encoding BglG family transcription antiterminator, whose product MLSKRQHQILTFLLERKAFVQIHNLAMQFNVSERTIQYDLEYIESMEQQLDLNIQRNKYKGIKISTINKRVEAIEPRFTAGTLHYSKDERLLYITLKLFESIEPTSSQELATIVSVTRRTIVEDLKRVQLWLEQQGLKLAYKKNKGFVIQGEESAFRKAYAIRVHDYFQTHTHQIGHQLFSNKELEQIRLSVTSILLAANYQLVQSAIDGLIYHILIAIHRANEKFVFEIPDKEYEKLKNTEQFRIALQIQRKLEDIFQIHFPQSEAAFITLHLLGAKTAEIGELNHEIDDLEILTEQLIERMSGELGLDLMSDRKLLNGLIVHLRPAIHRMLFDMTHQNPLNEEIHNQYRHIVEGIQRHMWGIEENFQIEFTDDEISYITLHFASAIERISAITTNAIKVILLCGSGIGTSQLLKSRIDHIYPELEIVDAYSIYEIDETLLRHEGIDYIISTVPFEESTVPVIRVTPFLNKDDRKQLNEIINHAREKYVNEVRGLGPTLQEVLPQSRVLTHQPTLARDDAIKQSVSLLVKDGVVNDAYADEIIEQLDAFGPYMVISKHIALIHAKHNHVNKSVGFSLIHFEKGVNFNHQQYDPVHIIITLATEQPQIHLNALRQFSELVMDDKARQTLFSGHLPDIMSCIYKVSQH is encoded by the coding sequence GTGTTAAGCAAGAGACAACATCAGATACTAACGTTCTTACTTGAGCGAAAGGCCTTTGTTCAAATTCATAATTTAGCAATGCAATTCAATGTATCGGAACGAACGATTCAATATGATTTAGAGTACATTGAAAGTATGGAACAACAATTAGATTTAAACATTCAACGTAATAAATATAAAGGTATTAAAATCAGTACAATTAACAAGCGAGTGGAAGCTATAGAACCACGATTTACGGCAGGTACATTACATTATTCCAAAGACGAGCGATTATTATATATTACTTTGAAATTATTTGAATCTATTGAACCGACGTCATCTCAAGAGTTGGCGACGATAGTGTCAGTAACAAGACGTACAATCGTTGAAGATTTAAAGCGAGTGCAGTTATGGCTCGAGCAACAAGGATTGAAACTGGCGTATAAGAAAAACAAAGGTTTTGTAATTCAGGGTGAAGAAAGCGCCTTTCGTAAAGCTTATGCGATACGCGTACATGATTATTTTCAAACGCATACTCATCAGATAGGGCATCAACTTTTTTCAAATAAAGAATTAGAACAAATTCGTTTATCGGTAACATCAATTTTGTTAGCTGCAAATTATCAACTGGTACAAAGTGCAATTGATGGTTTAATTTATCATATTTTAATTGCAATTCATCGTGCCAATGAAAAATTTGTATTTGAAATTCCAGACAAAGAATATGAAAAACTTAAGAATACTGAACAATTTCGAATCGCATTACAAATTCAACGAAAACTAGAAGATATTTTTCAAATTCATTTTCCACAGAGTGAAGCAGCATTTATTACATTACATTTATTAGGTGCTAAAACAGCAGAAATAGGTGAACTGAATCATGAAATTGATGATTTAGAAATTCTGACAGAACAATTAATCGAACGCATGAGTGGGGAACTAGGTTTAGATTTAATGTCAGACCGTAAATTATTAAATGGTTTAATCGTACATCTTAGACCTGCAATTCACAGAATGTTATTTGACATGACACATCAGAACCCATTGAATGAAGAAATTCATAATCAGTATCGACATATTGTAGAAGGTATTCAAAGACATATGTGGGGAATTGAAGAAAATTTTCAAATTGAATTTACAGATGATGAAATATCATATATTACCTTACATTTTGCATCAGCGATTGAGCGTATTTCAGCTATAACAACAAATGCGATAAAAGTTATTTTACTTTGTGGTTCAGGGATAGGAACATCTCAATTGTTGAAAAGTCGAATAGATCATATTTATCCAGAATTAGAAATTGTAGATGCTTATTCTATATATGAAATTGATGAAACATTACTGAGACACGAAGGTATAGATTATATTATTTCCACAGTTCCCTTTGAAGAAAGTACAGTACCAGTCATTCGAGTGACGCCATTTTTAAATAAAGATGATAGAAAGCAGCTCAATGAAATCATCAATCACGCTAGAGAAAAATATGTCAATGAAGTAAGAGGTCTAGGTCCCACCTTACAAGAAGTATTGCCACAATCAAGAGTTTTAACACATCAACCCACATTGGCAAGAGATGATGCAATTAAGCAAAGTGTATCGTTGCTAGTCAAAGATGGTGTTGTAAATGATGCCTATGCTGATGAAATCATTGAGCAACTAGATGCTTTTGGACCATATATGGTCATTAGTAAACACATTGCACTGATTCATGCTAAACATAATCATGTCAATAAATCAGTTGGCTTTAGCTTGATTCATTTTGAAAAAGGCGTGAATTTTAATCATCAACAATATGATCCAGTGCATATTATTATTACGTTAGCAACGGAGCAACCGCAAATTCATTTAAATGCGCTAAGACAATTTAGTGAATTAGTGATGGATGATAAAGCAAGACAAACATTATTTTCAGGACACTTGCCAGATATAATGTCATGTATTTATAAAGTAAGTCAACATTAA
- a CDS encoding PTS sugar transporter subunit IIA: protein MSLEILSADKVQIQDQVSSWDEAITIAAMPLLDQGYFEQSYIDAMIKSVEKLGPYIVIAPEIAIAHARPNDDVHQVGLSLLKLNQHVGFSKDGHYASLIFVLSAVDNQGHLEILRSLATTLGNQDIVEKLLASKEKNEIIKIFKGE, encoded by the coding sequence GTGAGTTTGGAAATTTTGTCAGCGGACAAGGTTCAGATACAAGATCAGGTTTCTAGTTGGGACGAGGCTATTACAATTGCAGCAATGCCTTTATTAGATCAAGGTTATTTTGAGCAAAGTTATATAGATGCGATGATTAAAAGTGTAGAAAAATTAGGCCCTTATATTGTTATAGCTCCTGAGATAGCTATTGCTCATGCAAGGCCCAATGATGATGTGCATCAAGTTGGATTAAGTTTATTAAAGCTTAATCAACATGTGGGATTTTCTAAAGATGGCCATTACGCCTCTCTAATATTTGTATTGAGTGCTGTGGATAATCAAGGTCATCTTGAAATATTGAGAAGCTTAGCAACAACACTAGGGAACCAAGATATTGTAGAAAAACTATTAGCTTCTAAAGAAAAAAATGAAATTATAAAGATATTTAAAGGAGAATGA
- a CDS encoding PTS sugar transporter subunit IIB has protein sequence MKILVVCGHGLGSSFMVEMNAQEALKQLNAPSDIKVEHSDVMSASPEMADLFICGRDLEENTKNLGDVIVLDNILDKDELQNKLNEKLSELNIL, from the coding sequence ATGAAAATTTTAGTTGTATGTGGTCACGGTTTAGGAAGTAGCTTTATGGTAGAGATGAATGCACAAGAAGCACTGAAACAATTAAATGCACCGTCAGATATCAAAGTTGAACATAGTGATGTTATGAGTGCAAGTCCAGAAATGGCAGATTTATTTATATGTGGTAGGGATTTAGAAGAGAACACTAAAAATTTAGGTGATGTCATTGTGTTAGATAACATTTTAGATAAAGATGAGTTACAAAACAAATTAAATGAAAAATTAAGTGAATTGAATATTTTATAA
- a CDS encoding PTS ascorbate transporter subunit IIC, whose amino-acid sequence MKPILDFIVDVLSQPAILVALIALIGLIVQKKSAADITSGTIKTILGFLVLSAGANVVTQSLEPFGKIFQHAFGVQGVVPNNEAIISIALEQYGTTAALIMVFGMIVNIIIARITNLKYIFLTGHHTFYMAAFLAILLSVGHITGTLTVIIGSVILGLIMAILPALAQPTMHKITGNNQVALGHFGTVSYWAAGQVGKLFKGKSKSTEEINFPKGLSFLRESTISISLTMILLYFVASLCAGPQYVHTEISDGQNFIVFSLIQGVTFAAGVFIILTGVRLILAEIVPAFKGISEKLVPNTKPALDCPIVFPYAQNAVLIGFFVSFIVGVLGMFLLFLFGGVVILPGVVAHFFLGATSGVFGNARGGIKGAIAGSALNGILITFLPLVFLPFLGDLGGAATTFSDTDFLVVGVVVGNIAKYLGLIGIIVLIVIIAALAMWLQKRTNQKEIKEQ is encoded by the coding sequence ATGAAACCTATACTAGATTTTATTGTAGATGTATTAAGTCAACCAGCGATATTAGTTGCCTTAATTGCATTGATAGGATTAATTGTACAGAAAAAATCAGCAGCTGATATTACATCAGGCACGATTAAAACAATTCTTGGATTTTTAGTACTGAGTGCAGGCGCCAATGTTGTCACACAATCATTAGAGCCATTTGGAAAAATATTCCAACATGCTTTTGGTGTGCAAGGCGTTGTTCCTAATAATGAAGCGATTATATCTATCGCTTTAGAACAGTACGGCACAACAGCGGCTTTAATTATGGTGTTTGGAATGATAGTGAATATAATTATTGCGCGTATCACAAATTTAAAATATATATTTTTAACGGGTCATCATACTTTCTATATGGCGGCTTTCTTAGCCATATTATTGTCAGTAGGACATATCACTGGTACGCTAACTGTGATTATTGGATCTGTTATTTTAGGTTTGATTATGGCAATATTGCCAGCCTTAGCGCAGCCAACAATGCATAAGATAACTGGAAATAATCAAGTAGCTTTAGGACATTTTGGCACAGTGAGTTACTGGGCTGCTGGTCAAGTTGGAAAATTATTCAAAGGAAAGTCTAAATCTACTGAAGAAATTAACTTTCCTAAAGGCTTAAGTTTTCTTAGAGAAAGTACAATTAGTATATCATTGACAATGATTTTATTATATTTCGTTGCATCGTTATGTGCTGGTCCTCAATATGTACATACAGAAATTAGTGATGGTCAAAACTTTATAGTCTTTTCATTAATTCAAGGTGTTACTTTTGCAGCAGGTGTATTTATTATTTTAACTGGTGTTCGTTTGATATTAGCAGAAATTGTACCTGCATTTAAAGGGATTTCTGAAAAACTTGTACCTAATACAAAGCCAGCTTTAGATTGTCCGATTGTTTTCCCTTATGCACAAAATGCAGTGTTAATTGGCTTCTTTGTCAGCTTTATCGTTGGTGTATTGGGAATGTTTTTACTCTTCTTGTTTGGTGGAGTAGTCATCTTACCTGGTGTGGTAGCGCACTTCTTCTTAGGTGCAACTTCCGGTGTGTTTGGAAATGCGCGTGGTGGTATTAAAGGCGCTATCGCAGGATCAGCGTTAAATGGTATACTTATTACATTTTTACCTCTAGTATTTTTACCATTCTTAGGAGATCTTGGTGGTGCAGCAACGACTTTCTCTGATACTGATTTCCTAGTAGTAGGTGTTGTAGTAGGCAATATTGCTAAATATCTTGGACTCATCGGTATTATCGTGTTAATTGTTATTATTGCGGCACTAGCAATGTGGTTACAAAAACGTACAAACCAAAAAGAAATAAAAGAACAATAG
- the panE gene encoding 2-dehydropantoate 2-reductase codes for MRILVLGAGGIGGYYGGRLAESGQNVTFLVRPKRKSFLDKYGLTIHSEKGDYSFKPQLITKEDRVEPFDVVILSSKSYHLDHAIEDLKPFVNSTTSIIPVLNGVAHIPKLQSAFGKDKILGGYCVIETTLDTAGEIIHTSPFDKLYFGEIDGNNSKRSKHIAQAFSNTKAEFVLNPNIKQGMWHKYLMITVLSSVTTLMHAPIGPIRDSEGGGDFIESLYNEASSIMRAHGAPLSHNIVDQYMKSLQQLSYHFKTSMQRDMEKGFNIEADHLQGYLLQLAKYYKINAPLLTCVYQSHKVYKEMLH; via the coding sequence ATGCGTATACTAGTCTTGGGCGCCGGCGGTATTGGTGGCTATTATGGAGGACGTTTGGCTGAAAGTGGACAAAACGTAACATTTCTTGTACGTCCAAAGCGTAAATCATTTTTAGATAAATACGGCTTAACCATACACAGTGAAAAAGGGGATTATAGTTTCAAACCACAATTAATCACTAAAGAGGATCGCGTTGAACCTTTCGATGTAGTCATTTTATCATCCAAATCTTATCATTTAGATCATGCAATTGAAGATTTAAAGCCTTTCGTAAATAGTACGACATCTATCATTCCAGTACTTAACGGTGTTGCGCATATACCAAAACTTCAATCAGCTTTTGGTAAAGATAAAATTTTAGGGGGTTACTGTGTCATTGAAACCACTTTAGACACAGCAGGCGAAATCATTCATACAAGCCCTTTTGACAAACTATATTTTGGTGAAATTGATGGTAATAATAGTAAGCGTTCAAAACATATTGCACAAGCTTTCTCTAATACTAAAGCAGAATTCGTCTTAAACCCCAATATCAAACAAGGTATGTGGCATAAATATTTAATGATTACTGTACTCTCAAGTGTAACGACATTGATGCATGCACCAATCGGTCCAATCCGTGATAGTGAAGGCGGTGGTGACTTTATTGAATCCTTATATAATGAGGCATCATCTATCATGCGTGCTCATGGTGCTCCACTTTCACATAACATCGTAGATCAATATATGAAATCACTTCAACAATTGTCTTATCATTTTAAAACATCTATGCAACGAGATATGGAAAAAGGATTTAACATTGAAGCAGATCATTTACAAGGATACTTACTTCAGTTAGCTAAATATTATAAAATTAATGCCCCTTTATTAACTTGTGTCTATCAAAGTCACAAAGTTTACAAAGAAATGCTACATTAA
- a CDS encoding MetQ/NlpA family ABC transporter substrate-binding protein, with amino-acid sequence MKKIISSVTLVIFVLLLTACGNTNGKNNDKKITIAASPAPHGEVLEHAKEEMKKKGYDLKIKTVNDYKVPNKLLDKGDVDANFFQHVPYLKAEKADHNYNIEEVGKVFTTPMGVYSKKYKDIKDIPNGSKIYVSNNPAEEGRFLSFFVNKGLIKIKKGVNIEDAKFEDIVENKKNLKFNNQQGAEFLPKTYNSKEGAAVIMNSNYAIDNGLTPHKDAIAVEGKSSPFANILAVQKGHKDDKKYQTLIKVLQSKDMKSFIEQKYGEDVIPYQK; translated from the coding sequence ATGAAAAAAATAATCAGTTCAGTTACATTAGTAATTTTTGTATTATTGCTTACAGCATGTGGTAATACAAATGGTAAAAATAATGATAAAAAAATTACAATAGCAGCATCACCAGCGCCGCATGGTGAGGTGCTTGAACATGCTAAAGAAGAAATGAAGAAAAAAGGTTATGATTTGAAAATAAAAACAGTTAATGACTATAAAGTGCCGAATAAATTATTAGATAAAGGGGATGTGGATGCAAACTTTTTCCAACATGTACCATATTTAAAAGCTGAAAAAGCAGATCATAATTACAATATTGAAGAAGTAGGAAAAGTGTTTACAACGCCCATGGGTGTGTATAGTAAGAAATATAAAGATATCAAAGATATACCAAATGGATCGAAAATTTATGTATCGAATAATCCAGCAGAAGAAGGGCGTTTCTTATCTTTCTTTGTGAATAAAGGCTTAATTAAAATTAAAAAAGGTGTAAATATTGAAGATGCTAAATTTGAAGATATTGTAGAAAACAAGAAAAACTTAAAATTTAATAATCAGCAGGGTGCTGAATTTTTACCTAAAACATATAATAGTAAAGAAGGCGCGGCAGTCATAATGAACTCTAACTATGCTATTGATAATGGGTTAACTCCACATAAAGATGCGATAGCAGTGGAAGGAAAATCTTCCCCATTTGCTAATATTTTAGCTGTACAAAAAGGACATAAAGATGATAAGAAATATCAAACGTTAATAAAAGTGCTCCAATCTAAAGACATGAAGTCATTTATAGAGCAAAAATATGGAGAAGATGTCATACCTTATCAAAAATAA
- a CDS encoding lactate/malate family dehydrogenase: MSKLGIVGLGRVGSQILTDVQNLNLFSEIILIDTNKEVASGEALDHSHIQGLSNSTNIDIHVGDYQELADASFIIIASSAPTDPNEGDRVLLAQDNRQMIEAVMSQIQQVTQEAIVILISNPVDTITYIANRFDYPAHKLIGTGTSLETSRFKTLIANHYKIDPKNVEAFVIGEHGQHAVPVWSKVRIHGMSLDEFEALTDVPEIDKANISAKVDQVSMDVFYQKGWTNAAISKVTVNIIQAIALNQRSIIPLTTINYEFGLTDSAFSLPTLIDREGVIQRFEIKLNQSEWIQLKAAHQYIKQTINQVLKTDK, encoded by the coding sequence ATGTCTAAATTAGGTATTGTAGGTCTTGGAAGAGTAGGAAGCCAAATATTAACTGATGTTCAAAATTTGAATTTATTTTCCGAAATCATATTGATAGATACAAATAAAGAAGTGGCGAGTGGTGAAGCTTTAGATCATTCTCATATACAAGGTTTGTCAAATTCTACAAATATAGATATTCATGTAGGAGATTATCAAGAATTAGCAGATGCCTCTTTTATTATTATAGCGTCAAGCGCACCGACAGACCCGAATGAGGGGGATCGTGTGTTACTCGCACAAGATAATCGTCAAATGATTGAAGCGGTTATGTCACAAATTCAACAAGTTACACAAGAAGCGATTGTAATCTTAATATCAAACCCAGTAGATACGATTACTTATATAGCAAATCGATTTGATTATCCGGCGCATAAATTAATAGGAACGGGTACTTCTCTAGAAACATCAAGATTTAAAACATTAATCGCAAATCACTATAAAATAGACCCTAAAAATGTTGAAGCCTTTGTAATAGGAGAGCATGGACAACATGCTGTGCCAGTTTGGAGTAAAGTACGTATTCATGGAATGTCGTTAGATGAATTTGAAGCATTAACTGATGTTCCAGAGATTGATAAAGCAAATATTAGTGCGAAAGTAGATCAAGTTTCTATGGATGTTTTTTATCAAAAAGGTTGGACGAATGCTGCAATTTCTAAAGTGACAGTAAATATTATACAGGCCATTGCACTCAACCAACGATCAATTATCCCATTAACAACTATTAATTATGAATTTGGTTTAACAGATAGTGCATTTAGCTTACCTACACTAATTGATAGAGAAGGTGTCATTCAACGATTTGAAATAAAATTAAATCAAAGTGAATGGATTCAACTTAAAGCAGCGCATCAATATATCAAGCAAACAATTAACCAAGTATTAAAAACAGATAAGTGA
- the manA gene encoding mannose-6-phosphate isomerase, class I has product MPLFLKPVFQERIWGGTALKSFNYDLPNNHIGEYWAISAHPNGPNKIENGKHKDKTLEEVWNEDKSLFGETSEAKFPLLTKILDANDKLSVQVHPNDTYAQINEGEYGKTECWYILDAKEDAEIIYGVNAKDQDELAQMIDNAQFEDLFHTVKVKPGDFFYVPAGTVHAIGEGILILETQQSSDTTYRIYDYNRTDKDGNTRDLHLEQSKAVINLNTQTPNTIPKYEMIQGQSYTQFVSNTFFTVERWIISGSLTYTKPYHYCLISIVEGQGVVTIEEEVYQLEKGIHFILTTEDKDIAFNGDMTMIVSHV; this is encoded by the coding sequence ATGCCATTATTTTTAAAACCTGTGTTTCAAGAACGTATCTGGGGTGGCACAGCGCTCAAATCATTTAATTACGATCTACCAAATAATCATATAGGAGAATATTGGGCGATATCGGCACATCCTAACGGCCCAAATAAAATTGAAAACGGCAAACATAAGGATAAAACACTAGAAGAAGTTTGGAATGAAGACAAGAGTTTGTTTGGTGAAACCAGTGAAGCAAAATTCCCATTGCTTACTAAAATCTTAGATGCCAATGATAAGTTATCTGTCCAAGTCCATCCAAATGATACATATGCACAAATTAATGAGGGAGAGTATGGTAAAACAGAATGTTGGTATATATTAGATGCTAAAGAAGATGCAGAAATTATTTATGGTGTGAATGCAAAGGATCAAGATGAATTAGCACAAATGATAGATAATGCACAATTTGAGGACTTATTTCACACAGTAAAAGTGAAGCCTGGAGACTTTTTTTATGTACCAGCGGGAACTGTTCATGCTATTGGGGAGGGCATTTTAATATTAGAAACCCAACAGTCCTCAGATACCACATATAGAATTTATGATTATAATCGTACAGATAAAGATGGTAATACAAGAGACTTACATTTAGAACAAAGTAAAGCTGTCATTAATCTCAATACGCAAACACCCAACACCATCCCTAAATATGAAATGATTCAAGGTCAATCATATACGCAGTTTGTTTCGAATACATTTTTTACAGTTGAACGTTGGATTATTTCAGGTAGTTTAACATATACAAAGCCCTATCATTATTGTCTCATCTCCATTGTGGAAGGGCAGGGTGTTGTTACTATTGAAGAGGAAGTATACCAATTAGAAAAGGGGATACATTTTATATTAACGACTGAGGATAAGGATATAGCATTTAACGGTGACATGACAATGATAGTTAGTCATGTATAA
- a CDS encoding ROK family protein produces the protein MLKICVDIGGTKTIVGLINEDLKIIDSKKFETNKVDPTAQFNEILKIAKQYVTDFKSIDDTVLNIAMPGPCDYTKGLFLNPPNLQAYNGFNAEAYITEHSDFKPQFVNDTDAAILAEYQYIEDGVEDFIYLTISTGIGMAYVRKGKIVSGVDGNFGEIGHTVIKSNSDYKCPVCQQYGCVENEISGSAISRKASEILNRVVSTREAIQMYIDGDNKAVKDMIEEVIKLTQQLCINLFSVFNIYYIVLGGGVTQSSLPYKESIKSYATAHHLIRNSTFNVEVSHLEANVLTGLYFVGK, from the coding sequence ATGTTGAAAATTTGTGTTGATATTGGTGGAACAAAAACCATCGTAGGTCTAATTAATGAAGATTTGAAAATTATAGACAGTAAAAAATTTGAAACAAATAAAGTTGACCCTACAGCGCAGTTTAATGAAATTTTGAAAATTGCGAAACAGTATGTGACTGATTTTAAAAGTATAGATGATACAGTATTAAATATCGCTATGCCTGGTCCGTGTGATTACACGAAAGGCTTATTTTTAAATCCTCCTAATTTACAAGCTTACAATGGTTTTAATGCTGAAGCATATATCACAGAACATAGTGATTTTAAACCTCAATTTGTTAATGATACAGATGCTGCAATTCTAGCAGAGTATCAATATATTGAAGATGGAGTGGAAGATTTTATATATTTAACGATTAGTACTGGCATAGGTATGGCATATGTTCGAAAAGGGAAAATTGTATCGGGTGTGGATGGTAATTTCGGAGAGATAGGTCACACTGTCATTAAAAGTAACAGTGATTATAAGTGTCCGGTTTGTCAGCAATATGGTTGTGTGGAAAATGAAATTTCTGGATCAGCCATTAGTAGAAAAGCAAGTGAAATATTAAATAGAGTAGTCAGCACAAGAGAAGCGATACAAATGTATATAGACGGTGACAATAAAGCAGTCAAAGATATGATAGAAGAAGTAATTAAGTTAACGCAGCAGCTTTGTATCAATTTATTTAGCGTGTTTAACATTTATTATATAGTTCTTGGTGGAGGTGTCACACAAAGTTCACTTCCATATAAAGAAAGCATTAAATCATATGCAACAGCCCATCACTTGATTCGTAATAGCACTTTCAATGTTGAAGTGAGTCACTTAGAGGCTAATGTACTTACAGGTTTATATTTTGTAGGTAAATAA